DNA from Streptomyces sp. NBC_01260:
GCGCGGCCGTCCGGGCGGCGGCCAGATTTACCGAGGCGGCGTCCAGTTCACCGGCTTCGACGGCCGCGACGACCTGCGCGTCGGTGGTGCCGCCCGTGCCGGGCATCTCCAGGTCGAGCCCGGCGGCGACGGAGGCGACGCGGTCCTGGACGGCGCCCCAGTCGCTGACCACGGCCCCGTCGAAGCCCCACTCGCCGCGCAGCACGTCGGTGAGCAGCCAGCGGTTCTCGGAGGCGTAGGTGCCGTTGATCCGGTTGTACGAGCACATCACCGTCCACGGCTGCGCCTGCTGGACGACCTGCTGGAAGGCCCGCAGGTAGATCTCGCGCAGCGGGCGGGCGGCGACATCGGAGCTGGAGCGCATCCGGTCGTACTCGGTGTTGTTGGCCGCGAAGTGCTTGAGCGAGGCGCCGACGCCGGTGCTCTGCAACCCACGCACCCAGGCGGTGGCCAGGGTGCCGGTGAGCTGCGGGTCCTCCGAGAAGTACTCGAAATTGCGGCCGCAGCGCGGGTCCCGCTTGATGTTCACGCCCGGGCCGAGCAGCACGTCCACACCCAGCGCCCGGCTCTCCACGCCCAGCGCCCGGCCGACCTCGCCAACCAGCTCGGTGTCCCAGCTCTGGCCGAGGCCGACGGCGGGCGGGAAGCACGTCGCGGGCCGGCTGGCCGAGATGCCCAGGTGGTCGGCGTCCTCCGCCTGGAGCCGGACGCCGTGCGGGCCGTCGGTCAGGGTCAGGGCCGGGACGGGGCCGACGGCCTTGGTCGTCCAGAAGTCGGCTCCGCTGCCGAGCGCGGCGCGCTCCGCGAGTGAGAGCTCCGGCGTTTCGGGGCCGGTGGGGTCGAGAGCAGTCACGGGGTCTCCTCGGGGAGTGCGGGGTTCATGGGAGGACATGGCGTGCGACGTGACGTGACACGTCGCGCTCGGATGTCCGCCGAAGCGTGGGGTCCGGCCGGGACCGGCGGGTGCCCGGCCGGGAAGACCGGGGCCCGCCGCTCCGAGGCCCGACGCATCCCCCGTCAGGTGGGGCACGTCGGAGGAGGGCGGCCCGGCACTGCCGGAGCTCGGTCACCCTGCCGAATGCGAAAACAGTACGTCATTCTGTTTTGGCGCCACAAGGGCTGCGACCAGGTCACTTCCAGTGGCAGCCGGTGGCAGTCGGTGGCGGGAGGTGGCATAGGGTCGTCGTCATGGCTCGAACACGTGGCTCCTACGCGAAAGGCATCGCCAAGCGCGAGGAGATTCTCGACACCGCGCTGGAGATCGTCGCCAGGGTCGGCTACAGCCGCGCCACCGTGCGCGAACTGGCCCAGGCCGTCGGCCTCAGCCAGACCGGCCTGCTGCATTACTTCGGCAGCAAGGAACAGCTCTTCATCGAGATCCTGCGCCGCCGCGACGCCGTCGACCTGCTGACAGTCGGCGGCCAGGAAGGCGGCGAGGGCACAGCCGCATTCCCGCCCGACCTCGCACGGGCGCTCGCCGACCTCCAGCGCCACAACTCCGACGTCCCCGGCCTGGTCCAGCTCTTCTCACGTCTCTCCGCCGAGGCCGTCGAACCCGACCACCCCGGGCACGCGTACTTCCGCGACCGCTACCGCTACGCCCGGGCCGGCGGCGCCGACGCGATCCGCGCCCAGCAGGCCACCGGTCAGCTGCCGGAGGACATCGACGCCGACCGCCTCGCCGTCCTGGTCTTCGCGCTGATCGACGGGCTTCAGATGCAGTGGCAGTACGACCCCGAGATCGACATGGCCGAGCAGCTGTCCTACTTCTGGAACCTGCTGGGCCGGTGACCCCCTACCGCTCGTGCGGGAGGTCCTCGAACTCCCAGGAGTGGCCAGGCTCGTGGCCGGTGAACAGCCAGCACGCCTGTTGCAGCCGAGGAGCGATGGCCGGGTCCACCCGTTCGCACGGTTCGGCGCAGACATAGGTGAAGGCGTCACCGCTCCAGCGCAGCCATACGCCAAAGGTGCCGCGTCCCGTGGAGCGGCCGGTCCGCTGCGGCACGGCCTGAACGGAGCGGCCGTCCGGCGAGCGTCACGAGCAGACCGGCGGCGGGATCGAGCACGGTGAGCACGTCAGACCCTCCGGCCTCCAGCCGCGCCATCGCCTGCTCCTGCTGGTCCGGGTCGTGTGCCCACGCCCGGAGACCGTCCGGGACGGCGGGGCCCTCGAAGCCGATCGGCCGGACGCCCGGTATGCCGGGGGCGCCGGGACCGTCCGCGAGCCGATGCGCCTGCCGCCGAAGCCACCGGAGCGCGAGCCGGCGGTTCGCCACGGTCGCCCTGCCGAGCGAAACCGCCCTCCAGCCGGCCGTCGCGGTGACCTCCACCTCGTAGACCGTGCCCGCCAGGGGCCTCACAGCACCTCACCCCGACTCCGCGCGTTGCACCGCGCGTTCTCGGCCCGCAGCCGCTCTATGGCATCCGCGGGGCGCACATGCTCGGGCTCGGCCTCCCACTCGGTCCCGCCACAGACCGGCCGCAGCGACCAGTACGGGCCGGCGACCCCTCGGAACTCACCCACCCGGCCTTGCCGGGCGGTGTCCACCATGAGCGTGCCGGGAGCAGGAAGGTGACGAGGGCGTCCGTCCAGGGAACCGTCTTCTACGCACACGATCGTGCCTCTCCGTAGCCATTCCACTACCAAGGCGGCTCAGCGTGGCCTACGGTCGAAACCTGATCAACGTGGCTCAACAGTCAGCCAAGTTGGGGGTGAAGGGTGAATCGCAAGGAGTTGGACCCGGAGAGTAGCCCGCAGGCAGCGTTCGGGGCACGATTACGCAGCTCACGCGAGGCTCGCGGCTGGAAGCAAGACGAACTCTCCACCCGTACGGGCATTTCCAGCGGGCACATTTCAGGCGTCGAAACTGGTCGCAAGATGCCATCTTTGCGCTTCGCGAAAGCTGCTGACGTGGCCTTGGGCATTGCGGGCACAGGCGACACATTCGAACGCCAATGGCGCGAGATGCAGCACGGCAGCCTGCTGGAAGGGTTCCCGGAATACGTCGGGCATGAAGGGCGAGCTGCGGAGGTCCGGCTATTCGAGTCCGGCCTGATCCCAGGACTGCTCCAGACGCCGGAGTACGCGACGGCCCTTGAGGCAAGTAACGTCAGGCGAGGTTCCATCACGGCCGAACAGGCTCAAGAGCGGGTCGAGTTCCTGATGGATCGCCAAGCCGCCCTGACACGAATGCTGCCGCCTCTGTTGTTCGTGGTGCTCGATGAGAGCTGTATCCGCCGACCGATCGGCGGCCATGAGGTCATGCATCGGCAGTTGGCGCGCTTGATCGAGTTCGCCGAGGAGCCGAACACGTCCCTTCAGGTCGCTCCCTTCGCCATGGGAGAACGGCGGCCCTTCACCCGTTTGGTCAACCTGCTGACGCTGAAGGACCGTTCCATCGTCGCTTACGTCGAGTCCGAGATCCACGGGTACCTGGAACGGGAGAGCGCTTCCGTGCTGCCCTTGCTGAGGGCCTACCATCAGCTACAGACAGAAGCGCCCTCCCAAGCGGAGTCTGTAGCCATGATCACTCAGGTACGAAAGGGCACCCCGTGACCGATTACCCGTCCCTCCAGTGGGTCAAGTCCTCGTACAGCGGCAACGGCGGTTCCTGCGTCGAGTGGGCGCCGTCGAGCGCATCCGCTACCGGCGTGGTCCCCGTCCGTGACTCCAAGAATCTGAGCGGCCCCATGCTGACCGTTCCCGCCGACGCGTTCGCGTCCTTCGTGGCGGGCGTGAAGGCCGGAGAGTTCGGCACCGTCTGAACAACCGCCCCGCTCCGCCACCGAGTCGGAGGCTGAGCGGGGCGGTTGCCGTTCAGCGGTTCACAGCAGGAACCCTTCGGGGAACGGGTCGGACGGGTCCAGGAAGTACTGCGCGGTTCCGGTGATCCAGGCGCGGCCCGTGACGGTGGGGACGACCGCGGGCAGTGTGCCGACGGTGGTCTCAGCGACCAGTCGGCCGGTGAACGTCGTGCCGATGAAGGACTCGTTCACGAAGTCCGTGTCCAGCGGGAGTTCGCCCCGTGCGTGGAGCTGGGCCATCCGTGCGGAGGTCCCGGTGCCGCACGGTGACCGGTCGAACCAGCCGGGGTGGATGGCCATGGCGTGCCGGGAGTGGACGGCGTCGGAGCCGGGTGCGATCAGCTGGACGTGCTTGAGCCCGTGGATGCCGGGATCGAGCGGATGGACCGGGCGGTCCGTCTCGTTGACCGCGTCCATCAGGGCGAGCCCCGCCTCCAGCAGCTCGTCCTTGCGCGAGCGGTCGAACGGAAGTCCTAGATCGGCCAGTTGCACCATCGCGTAGAAGTTGCCGCCGTAGGCAAGGTCGTACGTGACCGTGCCGCGGCCGGGGACCTTCGCCGTGAGTCCCAGCCCGGCGGAGAAGGCGGGGACGTTGGTCAGGGTGACGGAGGTGGCGGCGCCGTCCTCGACGTGGACATCGACGGAGACGAGTCCGGCCGGGGTGTCCAGCCGCACCGTGGTGACCGGTTCGGTGACCTCCACCATGCCGGTCTCCACCAGCACGGTGGCCACCCCGATGGTGCCGTGTCCGCACATCGGCAGACAGCCCGAGACCTCCATGAACAGGACCCCGAAGTCGGCGTCGGGCCGGGTCGGCGGCTGGAGGACGGCACCGCTCATGGCGGCATGGCCGCGCGGCTCGTACATCAGCAGGGTGCGTACCGCGTCGCGGTGCGCCATGAAGTAGTCGCGTCGTTCGGCCATGGTGGCGCCGGGGATGGTGCCGATCCCGCCGGTGATGACACGGGTGGGCATGCCCTCGGTGTGCGAGTCGACGGCGTGGAATATGTGACGCGTGCGCAAGTCTCCCCCTCGCGATGTCCTGCCGCTCCGCTGCGATGTGCGGCGCGCGGCGTGTCGTGTGCGGTGTGCGTTCTTCGCTCGTGCCGTGGCCCGGTCAGTCCAGTCCCTCGGCGAGCGCCTTCTCGGTGGCGGCGCGCACGGCGGCCGCGGACTCGGCATCGAGGGGCAGCCGCGGCGGCCGGGTGGGACCGCCGTGCCGTCCGACGATGTCCATCGACGCCTTGATCGCCTGGACGAACTCCGGCTTGGAGTCCCACCGCAGCAGCGGGTGCAGCCGCCGGTAGAGGGGCAGGGCCGTCTCCAGGTCCCCGGAGACCGCGGCGCGGTAGAGCGCGACACAGCCGGCGGGCAGCATGTTGGGGCAGCCCGCGATCCAGCCGACCGCACCGGCCAGGGCGAGTTCCAGCAGGACGTCGTCGGCGCCGACCAGCAGGTCGAGCCCGGGGGCCTCCTCAGCGATCTCGTAGGCCCTGCGGACGTCCCCGCTGAACTCCTTGACGGCCACGATGGACCCGTCCGCGTGGAGCTGCGCGAGCAGCCTCGGGGTCAGATCGACCTTGGTGTCGTACGGATTGTTGTACGCGACGACCGGCAGGCCCGCCGCGGCGACTTCGGCGTAGTGCGCACGGACCGCGACGTCCTCGCACGAGTAGCCGTTGGGCGGCAGCAGCAGGACGGAGCCGGCGCCCGCCTCCGCGGCCTGGTCGGCCCGGCGGCGCGACTGGGCGCTGTCGTAGGCGGAGACCCCGGGCATGACCCTGGCGCCGTCCCCGGCGGCTTCGACCGCGACGCGCACCACTTGGTCGCGCTCCTGGTCCGTGAGGGTCTGGTACTCCCCCAGCGAGCCGTTGGGCACCACCCCGTCGCAGCCGGCGTCCACGAGGTCGCGCACATGGGCCGCGTACGCGTCGAAGTCGATGGACCGGTCGTCGCGCAGGGTGAGCGGGGTGGCGACCATGACGCCTCGCCAAGGACTGTTCCGAGCAGCGGAGTTCGTCGACATCTGGGCTCCTTAAAGGTGTGACATGACATGAACCGGCGAAGGAGAAAGAGAAGGCCGAGGTCCCGGAGGGGACCGGGAGACGTGCGCGCCGCGGGGCTTCACACGTCCTCGGGGCGGGCCGCACGGGCGAGCGTGGAGAGCGGGACCGGGCAGGCGAGCGGACGGCGGTCGGGGGATCCGGCCTCCGCGGCGCAGCCGGCCAGTCCCCGGACCGCGAATCCGCACATCCGGCCCTGGCACCAGCCCATCCCGGCCCGGGTGAGGAGCTTGACCGTACGGCTGTCCCCGGCACCGAGGTCGTCGACCGCCGTGCGGATCGCGCCGGCGGTGACCTCCTCGCAGCGGCAGACCTCCGTGTCCGCGGCGAGCCACTCGGTCCAGCCGGGTCCGGGCCGGTGCACGGCGCCCATCAGCTCGGCGAACGCGCGCATCCGCCGCCGGGCCCGGCGCAGCGCCGTCGCCCGGTGCGGGTCCCGGCCCCGCGTCCCGTCCCGTGCGTCACCGAGCGCCGAGAGGGCCGCCAGCTCCCCCTCGGCCAGCGCGAGGTGCACGCCGCCGATGCCGCCCGTCTCGCCCGCGGCCCAGACGCCGGGCACGGTGGTGCGCAGATCCTCGTCGAGCACCAGCGCGGCCGACCCGTCCGCGCCGCACCGGGTCGCGCAGCCCAGACCGACGGCGAGGTCCAGCTGGGGCACCAGTCCGTGGCCGACGGCCAGCGTGTCGCAGTCGATACGGCGCCCGGTCCCGGGCAGCGGACGCCAATCGCGGTCCAGGCGGCTGACGGTGACGCCTTCCACCCGGTCGGTGCCGTGCACGGCGGTGACCGCGCGGTGCGTCAGCACCCGCACCCGGTTGCGCGCCAGCGCCGCGCCGTGCCGTACCCCCTCCCGGAGCCGGCCGGGGTCGGCGGCCAGCACGCGGGGAGCGCGTGCGTACGCCCCGTATCCGGCGGCCTCCACCAGCGCGGGCACCCGGGCGCCGGCCCGCGCCAGGGACACCGCGACGGCCTGCAGCAGCGGCCCGCTGCCCGCGACGACGATGCGCCGTCCCGGCAGCACCAGTCCCGACTTGAGCATGGCCTGCGCCCCGGCCGCGCCCACGACACCCGGCAGGGTCCAGCCGGGAAAGGGCAGTTGCCGCTCGTGGGAACCGGTTGCGATCAGCAGCCGGCGTGCGCGCAGCGCGGCCGAACCCGCGCCGTCGGGACCGGTGACGGCGTGCAGGGTCCAGTCGGTCCCGGTCCGCTCGACGGCCCACACCTGATGCCCGGCGAGGTGGCGGATCCGCCCCGCCTCGCGGTGCCGGTCGAGACGGTCCCTCAGTCCGGCGAACCGCGCCCAGCCGTGGTGCAGCGCCTCGGGCCGGGTGGCGCCGAGTCCGGGGGCCGGGGCACGGTAGTACTGGCCGCCGGGCGCGTCCGCCGCGTCGAGCAGGACCACATCGAGTCCGCCGTCGGCCGCGGTGACCGCCGCGGCCAGTCCGGCCGGTCCGGCGCCCACCACCGCGAGTTCGGTGAAGGGCGGCGCGGCCGCGGAGTCGGGGGGCTCAGTGGCGGAGACCGGCATGTCCGTCCCCCTCCTGGGTGGTGACCACGTCGCCGGGGCGGGCGGGCAGCAGACAGGCCCGCCGGCCGGGGATCCCGTTCACGGTGACCAGGCAGTCGAAGCAGGAGCCGATGCCGCAGAAGGCGCCGCGTGGGCGTCCGTTCACCCTGGTGGTGCGCCACGTGAGGACGGAGGCCGCCCAGAGGGCTGCCGCGATGCTCTGACCGGGCAGCGCGGGGACCGGGCGGCCGTCGAAGGTGACCTCGAACCCCGGCCCGGACTCGGCACCGGCCACACCGGCCGGGGTACGGGCGGCGGTGCGCCTACGGATACGTATCACCAGGGCTCCTGTCTCGGTGATCGGGCGGTCGGGCCGGCAGCGGGCTGCTCGGGGCGTACGACGTCGCGGGCGGCGGTTCACCGCCCGGTTCCCGGCGTCATGTCGAACCGGTCGGGCCGGAACGGCTCGGGATCGATGGCGGGGGTCTCGCCGCGGATCGCCGCGATGACCAGCGCCGCCGTCGCGGGCGCCAGTCCGATCCCCGCGCCCTCGTGGCCGCAGGCGTGGAAGAGGCCCGGAACCCGGCGGTCGGGTCCGATCGCCGGGAGGTGATCGGGCAGGTAGGGGCGGAACCCGTGGTAGGCGCGCAGCACGCGGGCCGTCCCGAGTACGGGAAAGAGCGCGGCCGCCGCGGCGGCCAGCCGGCTGATCACCGGCACGGACAACGTACGGTCGAAACCGACCCGTTCGCGGCTGGCGCCGATCAGTACGGGCCCCGACGGCGTCCCCTCCACGACGGGCGAGGTCTGCAGCGCGGCCGACGCGCTGGACACATCGGCCACGTACTCCGCCGCGTACACCTTGTGCCTGATCAGCGGTGGCAGCGGCTCGGTCACCAGGACGAACCCGCGCCTGGGCAGCACGGGCAGTTCGACCCCCGCCAGCGCCGCCAGCTCGCCGCCCCGGACGCCCGTGGCGTTGACCACCGCGGGAGCGAGCAGATCGCCCCGGCCGGTCCGGACGCCGCGCACCGCACCCGTCGGTCCTCTCAGCACGGCCGTGACCGCCTCCCCGAGGTGGACGGCGGCTCCGGCGTCCCGTGCGGCGCGCACCAAGTGGGCTGCTGCCAGCGCGGGTTGAACCTGCGCGTCCTGCGGATAGAGGACTCCGCCCGCGAGGCCGGGCGCGAGGTGCGGCTCCAGTGCCGGCAGCTCGTGCGGAGCGACCGGGGAGGTCCGTACCCCCGCCTCGGCCTGCCCGGCCGCCGTCGCGGTCAGGGTGGCCAGCGACGACTCGTCCGCTGCGACCACCAGACCGCCCTTCTGCTCGAACTCGATCGCCGATGGCAGCACTTGGGAGAGTTCGTGCCAGAGGGACGCGGAGAGCAGTGCGAGGTTCAGCTCCGGACCCGGCGGCTTGTCGGAGACCAGGAGGTTCCCCTCCCCCGCCCCGGTGGTGCCACCGGCGACCGGTCCGCCGTCCACCACCGCGACCGCGAGTCCGGACCGGGCTGCGTAGTAGGCGCAGGCGGCGCCGACCACTCCGGCCCCGACCACGACAACGTCCAAAGGCTGTCTCGTGAACACATCAGTAATATGTCACATTGCTCAGAGGGTGCCAAGAGGTCGTCATCACGCCGAATATGACGTGTTGTCAGACCGGGTCCACCCCCTCACGACCGGCGGATTCGGCGGCCGGTGACCCGTGATGGGTGGATGCCCCCCATCGGGGAATGCAAGCCCTCGACCGCGCGGGGTGCCGACGACGAGGAGCGATATGCACGACGACAGCACACTGGTGGAGGGCCGGCTGGAGCGGGCCCTGCGCCAGTTCATCCGCCCCGCCGAGTACGCGGCGCGGATCCCGCTCACGCTGGCGGTGTGGCATGCACCGGGCGAGCCCGTTCCGGTGGCACAAGCGCTCGGGGCGCGCTACGAACCGTTCTCGGCCGGGACCGCGTGGGGCAGTCCGTGGACCACCAGCTGGTTCCGGCTCGACGGTGCGGTGCCGCGGGAATGGGCCGGCCGGCGGGTCGAGGTCGTGGTCGATCCGGGCTTCTCCGGTCAGGCGCCCGGCTTCCAGGCCGAGGGGATGCTGTACGACACCGAGGGCATCCCGCTGAAGGGCGTCCATCCCCGCAACCGCCATCTGACCGTCGGCGCACCCGCCGCCGGTGGCGAGCGGGTCTCCCTGTTGCTGGAGGCGGCGGCCAACCCGGCAGTACTGGAACACGGATTCGAGCCGACGCCGCTCGGGGACGTACTGACGGCGGGCGACGATCCGCTCTACCGGTTCACGTCGGCGGATCTCGCCGTGCTGGACGAGGGCGTCTGGCATCTCGTACTGGACATCGAGGTGCTGTCCGAGCTGATGCGGGAGCTGCCCACCGACCGGTCGCGGCGGCACGAGATCCTGCGGGCACTGGAGCGAATGCTCGACGCGCTCGATCTGCACGATGTGTCCGGTACGGCGGCGGCCGGACGGGCCGAGCTGGCCGAGGCCCTGTCCAGGCCCGCTTCGGCGAGCGCGCACCGGATCTCGGCCACCGGGCACGCGCACATCGACTCGGCGTGGCTGTGGCCGCTGCGCGAGACGGTGCGGAAGGCCTCCCGCACCTTCGCCAATGTCACCACGCTCGCCAAGGACTACCCGGAGCTGGTGTTCGCCTGTTCGCAGGCCCAGCAGTACGCCTGGGTCAAGGAGCACCAGCCGCACATCTGGGAGCGGATCGTGCGGGCGGTGGCGGACGGGCAGTGGGAGCCCGTCGGTTCGATGTGGGTGGAGTCCGACGCCAATCTGCCCGGCGGCGAGGCGCTGGCCCGGCAGATCGTGCACGGGAAGCGGTTCTTCGAGCAGGAGCTGGGAGTGGAGACCGAGGAGATCTGGCTGCCGGACTCCTTCGGCTGCACCGCCGCGTTCCCGCAGCTGGCCCGGCTGGCGGGAATCCGGTGGTTCCTGACGCAGAAACTGTCGTGGAACCAGACCGACAGGATGCCGCACCACACCTTCTGGTGGGAGGGCATCGACGGCACCCGGCTCTTCACCCACTTCCCGCCCGTGGACACCTACAACGCCCACTTCCACGGCCTCGAACTCGCCCACGCCGAGAAGAACTTCACGGACAAGGGACGGGCCACCCGCTCCCTGATGCCGTTCGGCTGGGGTGACGGCGGCGGCGGTCCGACCCGGGAGATGATGGAGAAGGCCCGCAGGCTCAGCGATCTGGAGGGGTCCCCGCGGGTCGGGATCGAGAAGCCGTCGGCGTTCTTCGCCGCGGCCGAGGAGGAGTACGGGGCGCAGGCGCCGGTCTGGTCGGGTGAGCTGTACCTGGAGCTGCACCGGGCGACGTACACCACTCAGGCGAAGACCAAGCAGGGCAACCGCCGCAGCGAACACCTGCTGCGAGAGACCGAGTTGTGGGCGACCGCGGCGGCCCTGCGGGCACCCGCGTACCGCTACCCGTACGAGGCGCTGGACCGGATCTGGAAGACGGTCCTGCTCCATCAGTTCCACGACATCCTGCCGGGCTCGTCCATCGCCTGGGTGCACCGCGAGGCCCGTGACACCTATGAGCGGGTGCGCGGGGAACTGGCGGACCTGGTGGCGGAGGCGGTGACGGCGCTCGGTGCGGCGCAGGGCCTGGTGGCTCTCAACTCCTGCCCGTACCAACGCAGTCAGGTCGTCGAGCTGGACGCCGAGGCGAGTGCGGTGCTGCCGTCCGGGGCTCATGCGCAGTCGCTCGGCGAGGGGCGCACCGCGGTTCTCGCCCAGTCGCCGGGGCTCGGCGCGGGGCCGCTGGACGGTGCGGCCGTCCCGGAGCAGGGGGTTTCGGCCGACGCCTGTGCGGACGAGGGGACCGTCCTCGACAACGGGCTGCTGCGCGTCACCGTCGACCGGGACGGGCTGATCGCCTCCGTCCTCGACCTGGCGGCGGGCCGCGAGGTCCTGGTCCCCGGCCATCGGGCCAACCTCCTCCAGCTGCACCCGGACCACCCGAACAACTGGGACGCCTGGGACATCGACGTCCACTACCGCCGCTCACGCACCGACCTGACCGACGCCGAGCTGGTCGAACTGGTGGAGGAGGGACCGCTGCGGGCGGCCGTGCGGGTGGTGCGTGCGTTCGGCGCGTCCAGGATCGTGCAGGAGATCCGGCTGGCCGCGGGGAGCAGGCAGGTCGACATCGAGACCGAGGTGGACTGGCAGGAGTCGGAGAAGGTCCTCAAGGCGGCGTTCCCGCTCGATGTGCACGCCGAACGGTCCACGTCCGAGATCCAGTTCGGCCACGTCCACCGGCCGACCCACGACAACACCGGCTGGGATGCGGCCCGTTTCGAGATCTGCGCCCATCGCTGGCTGCGGGTCGCCGAGCCGGGCTACGGCATCGCGCTGCTCAACGACTCGACGTACGGGCACGAGGTGACCCGGACCCCGCACACAACGGGCCTCGGCACGACCGTACGGCTCACGCTGCTGCGCGCCCCGCACAGCCCCGACCCGGCAACCGACCTCGGCACGCACCGGTTCCGGTACGCGCTGGCGCCCGGCGTGGAGATCACCGACGCGGTCCGGGAGGGGCTGGCGCTCAATCTGCCGCTGCGCGCCGCGGTCGCCCCGGCGGTGCCGTCGGTCGTGGCGACCGGCCATCCGGCGGTGACCGTGGAGTCGGTGAAGCTGGCCGAGGACCGCAGCGGCGATGTCATCGTCCGGCTGTACGAGTCGGCCGGCGGCCGGGCCGACGCGACACTCCGGGCCTCGTTCCCCGTCGTCGCGGCGCAGATCACCGACCTGCTGGAACGGCCGCTGCACGCGGCGGCGGCCGACGCGCACGGCCTCGCCCTGACGCTGCGGCCGTTCCAGATCCTGACGGTGCGGCTGACCCCTGCGTGAGGAACCGCCCCGGCCCGCGTCGGCGCCGTTCGCGGCCGTCGCGGGTCAGGGGCGGGGCATGTTCCGGAGGTTGGAGCGGGCCATCTGGACCATCCGGCCCACTCCGCCGTCCAGCACGATCTTGCTCGCGGAGAGCGCGAAGCCGGTCACCATGTCCGCGCTGATCTTCGGCGGGATGGAGAGCGCGTTGGGGTCGGTG
Protein-coding regions in this window:
- a CDS encoding TetR/AcrR family transcriptional regulator, producing MARTRGSYAKGIAKREEILDTALEIVARVGYSRATVRELAQAVGLSQTGLLHYFGSKEQLFIEILRRRDAVDLLTVGGQEGGEGTAAFPPDLARALADLQRHNSDVPGLVQLFSRLSAEAVEPDHPGHAYFRDRYRYARAGGADAIRAQQATGQLPEDIDADRLAVLVFALIDGLQMQWQYDPEIDMAEQLSYFWNLLGR
- a CDS encoding helix-turn-helix domain-containing protein, producing the protein MNRKELDPESSPQAAFGARLRSSREARGWKQDELSTRTGISSGHISGVETGRKMPSLRFAKAADVALGIAGTGDTFERQWREMQHGSLLEGFPEYVGHEGRAAEVRLFESGLIPGLLQTPEYATALEASNVRRGSITAEQAQERVEFLMDRQAALTRMLPPLLFVVLDESCIRRPIGGHEVMHRQLARLIEFAEEPNTSLQVAPFAMGERRPFTRLVNLLTLKDRSIVAYVESEIHGYLERESASVLPLLRAYHQLQTEAPSQAESVAMITQVRKGTP
- a CDS encoding DUF397 domain-containing protein — its product is MTDYPSLQWVKSSYSGNGGSCVEWAPSSASATGVVPVRDSKNLSGPMLTVPADAFASFVAGVKAGEFGTV
- a CDS encoding proline racemase family protein gives rise to the protein MRTRHIFHAVDSHTEGMPTRVITGGIGTIPGATMAERRDYFMAHRDAVRTLLMYEPRGHAAMSGAVLQPPTRPDADFGVLFMEVSGCLPMCGHGTIGVATVLVETGMVEVTEPVTTVRLDTPAGLVSVDVHVEDGAATSVTLTNVPAFSAGLGLTAKVPGRGTVTYDLAYGGNFYAMVQLADLGLPFDRSRKDELLEAGLALMDAVNETDRPVHPLDPGIHGLKHVQLIAPGSDAVHSRHAMAIHPGWFDRSPCGTGTSARMAQLHARGELPLDTDFVNESFIGTTFTGRLVAETTVGTLPAVVPTVTGRAWITGTAQYFLDPSDPFPEGFLL
- a CDS encoding dihydrodipicolinate synthase family protein; this translates as MSTNSAARNSPWRGVMVATPLTLRDDRSIDFDAYAAHVRDLVDAGCDGVVPNGSLGEYQTLTDQERDQVVRVAVEAAGDGARVMPGVSAYDSAQSRRRADQAAEAGAGSVLLLPPNGYSCEDVAVRAHYAEVAAAGLPVVAYNNPYDTKVDLTPRLLAQLHADGSIVAVKEFSGDVRRAYEIAEEAPGLDLLVGADDVLLELALAGAVGWIAGCPNMLPAGCVALYRAAVSGDLETALPLYRRLHPLLRWDSKPEFVQAIKASMDIVGRHGGPTRPPRLPLDAESAAAVRAATEKALAEGLD
- a CDS encoding FAD/NAD(P)-dependent oxidoreductase gives rise to the protein MPVSATEPPDSAAAPPFTELAVVGAGPAGLAAAVTAADGGLDVVLLDAADAPGGQYYRAPAPGLGATRPEALHHGWARFAGLRDRLDRHREAGRIRHLAGHQVWAVERTGTDWTLHAVTGPDGAGSAALRARRLLIATGSHERQLPFPGWTLPGVVGAAGAQAMLKSGLVLPGRRIVVAGSGPLLQAVAVSLARAGARVPALVEAAGYGAYARAPRVLAADPGRLREGVRHGAALARNRVRVLTHRAVTAVHGTDRVEGVTVSRLDRDWRPLPGTGRRIDCDTLAVGHGLVPQLDLAVGLGCATRCGADGSAALVLDEDLRTTVPGVWAAGETGGIGGVHLALAEGELAALSALGDARDGTRGRDPHRATALRRARRRMRAFAELMGAVHRPGPGWTEWLAADTEVCRCEEVTAGAIRTAVDDLGAGDSRTVKLLTRAGMGWCQGRMCGFAVRGLAGCAAEAGSPDRRPLACPVPLSTLARAARPEDV
- a CDS encoding (2Fe-2S)-binding protein, which translates into the protein MIRIRRRTAARTPAGVAGAESGPGFEVTFDGRPVPALPGQSIAAALWAASVLTWRTTRVNGRPRGAFCGIGSCFDCLVTVNGIPGRRACLLPARPGDVVTTQEGDGHAGLRH
- a CDS encoding NAD(P)/FAD-dependent oxidoreductase, whose amino-acid sequence is MFTRQPLDVVVVGAGVVGAACAYYAARSGLAVAVVDGGPVAGGTTGAGEGNLLVSDKPPGPELNLALLSASLWHELSQVLPSAIEFEQKGGLVVAADESSLATLTATAAGQAEAGVRTSPVAPHELPALEPHLAPGLAGGVLYPQDAQVQPALAAAHLVRAARDAGAAVHLGEAVTAVLRGPTGAVRGVRTGRGDLLAPAVVNATGVRGGELAALAGVELPVLPRRGFVLVTEPLPPLIRHKVYAAEYVADVSSASAALQTSPVVEGTPSGPVLIGASRERVGFDRTLSVPVISRLAAAAAALFPVLGTARVLRAYHGFRPYLPDHLPAIGPDRRVPGLFHACGHEGAGIGLAPATAALVIAAIRGETPAIDPEPFRPDRFDMTPGTGR